ATGCCCACCCGCATCCGCGCGCCGCCGGGCCACTTGTGGCCCCGCACCCGGATTTCGCCGCCCACTTCCACCAGGTAGTCGCGGATGCGGTGGCGTTCCAGCAGCGCGGCCAGCACGTCCACGGTGTAGCCCTGGGCGATGCCGTTCAGGTCGAGGTGCACGCCGGGCATGTCTTTCACCAACGAATCGCCGCGCAGGTGCACCTTGTCGGAGCCCACCAGCGGCAGCAGCGCCGCAATGGCCGCCGCCGACGGGGGCCCCGCCACCGGCCGGGGCCCGAAGCCCCAGGCCTGCACCAGCGGCTCCACCGTGGCGTCGAAGCGGCCGCCCGTGTCGCGGTACACCGCCAGCGCCTTGCGCACCACCAGCCGCAGGTGCCGGTCGGCCACCACGCCCCGGGCCGATTGGTTGAACCGGTTGATGAGCGAGCCGGGCGCGTAGAGCGAGAGCGAGGCATCAATTTCGGCCAGCGCGCGCGCCACATCCACCGCCGCCACGGCGCTGTCGGCCGCGTAGTAGGTCACCGCGTACGTGGTACCCTGGGCGTAGCCGCTGAAGCGGTGGACCCGCCGCGGAGCCGGCGATAAGGCCGCGAGCCCTAACCCAACAGCCAGCAGAATGCAGTGTACCAAGCGACTGAGGGTAAAAGGTTGGCGTGGCAGCGCGGGCCGGGACAACAGCGCTGCTGCGGGCCGCTGGCAAGTTTGCAAGCCTGTGGGGCCCACCCGCTTGCACTGGCCAGCGCAGCGGTTACTCGGCTGCCCGGTAGCCGTCGAACGCCAGAAAGTTAGCGCAATCGATTTAATTACTGATGTTACGCACTGAGTTGGCGGAGTTGCTGATACATGGCTTTCAGGCCGACGGTGTAGAGTTGGGCTTTGAGGCGAAAATGCCCGAGGCCGCATTTGAGTTTGAGCACTTCCAGCTTGGTGTAGGCCAGCACAGCGGCCAGGAAGTGGGTGGCTTGCGTGGCCAGGGTTTTAGTGGGCGCTTTGCCCATGGAGGCATTCTGTTTAAGCGACTTATGATATTCTTCCACTTTCCACCGTCTTTGGTAAATCGTGGTCAGACGGGCTTGGTCCAGGTCGGTGTCACTGCTGACCAGATACAGCATGCCCTGGCTACCGTCTTGGTTTGTAAAGACTTGTCTGGTTACGAGTACGGCCTCTTGGACCGCCCGCAAATAGACGCGCAGGGGCTGCGTATCGGGAAAGGCCAGCGTCTGCACGGCCTGGAACTGGCCCTGGGCGCGCGCCGCTTCACTCAAGGCCACCGTGCGGCTGCTTTCGAGGGCAAAAATGAAGTGGTGGCCCAGCGCCCGCACCAGCTGCATGTTTTCGGCCGAGGCATACCAACTGTCGGCCAGCAAGTAGCGGTAAGCCACTTGCTGCTGGGCCACGCGCAGCATTTGCTGCACGTATTCGTTTTTGGTGAAGGGGCTTTGGTAGCTGGTTTGCTGCGTTTTGGGGTGAAAGACCGGCACGGTTTTCCGCACCAACTCGACGGCGAGGGGCAGGGCCAGCGCCCCGGCCTGATAGAGCAGGGTGACGAAGTTGAGGCCCTTGATATAACGCTGCTGACTGTGGCCCCAGTGGGTGCAAATCAGCTCGTTGGCATCCGTATGCGCCTTTTCCAGCACCGAATCGTCCACGATGAGGACGGCAAATTCCTCGGCAGGCCGACGGGCTTCAGCTTGGCGAATCAGCGGCTTGGCGTGCCGCCACACCTCGGCCGAACCCAGGGTGGCGTGGCTCAGCCAACGCGTGATGTGGTCGTGGCTGAGTGCCCCCCCCAGCAGGCGCGACAAGCCCGTAGCCGTCGTTGGACCCGTCGAGCTCAGCAAATAATCCGTGTACAAGTCCAGCGTGCAACTCTGCATAAGCCTCCTAAACGGGCAACCACGCCCAATGACTGCGTAACATCAGTTAATTAGTTCATAACCAAAGCCACCACCTACTCCGCTGGCTAGTCGTTCTGCCTGGTAAGAAAACGAGTTAGACCAGGGGCAGACAACGTCAATTCTTTCCCGCAAAACCTTGGCTACTAACCTGCGCCGCCGGGCCGTTTTGGCCCCCGTGCCTTACTTTAGGGCCCCTACCACCCCACCCTACCCCCATTTCCTTGAAACCATTCAAAACAATTGCCGCCAGTGTAGTGGCCACCGCGCTGGCGCTTGCCGGGCCCCGGGCGGGCTTTGCCCAAACCACCGATTCGTGGCAAAACCTGTTCGACGGCAAAACCCTGACGGGCTGGAAACGCCTGGCGGGCACGGCCGACTATAAAGTAGAAAACGGCGCCATTGTGGGCACCACCGTGATGAACTCCGGCAACACCTTTTTGGTGACGGAGAAGGAATACGGCGACTTTGCGCTGGAGTTGGACCTGATGATTGAGAGCCCGGTGAGCAACTCGGGCGTGCAGACCCGCAGCCACTTCGACACGCCGGAGCACAAGGGCGTGGTGTTCGGGCGGCAGCTGGAAATTGATCCTTCCGAGCGCAGCTGGTCGGGCGGGGTATACGACGAGGCCCGCCGCCAATGGCTGTACCCGCTCGACTTGCACCCACA
This genomic stretch from Hymenobacter sp. PAMC 26628 harbors:
- a CDS encoding FAD:protein FMN transferase, encoding MVHCILLAVGLGLAALSPAPRRVHRFSGYAQGTTYAVTYYAADSAVAAVDVARALAEIDASLSLYAPGSLINRFNQSARGVVADRHLRLVVRKALAVYRDTGGRFDATVEPLVQAWGFGPRPVAGPPSAAAIAALLPLVGSDKVHLRGDSLVKDMPGVHLDLNGIAQGYTVDVLAALLERHRIRDYLVEVGGEIRVRGHKWPGGARMRVGIERPDTSAVPPPGMQQVVQLRAGGITTSGNYRKFKRWGPVKSAHLIDPKTGYAFRNELVSATVVARDALTADAYDNALMGMGLADALVFLRHHRNLQAYLLYQRPNGTVADTATRGFQKLIVHP
- a CDS encoding IS701 family transposase; protein product: MQSCTLDLYTDYLLSSTGPTTATGLSRLLGGALSHDHITRWLSHATLGSAEVWRHAKPLIRQAEARRPAEEFAVLIVDDSVLEKAHTDANELICTHWGHSQQRYIKGLNFVTLLYQAGALALPLAVELVRKTVPVFHPKTQQTSYQSPFTKNEYVQQMLRVAQQQVAYRYLLADSWYASAENMQLVRALGHHFIFALESSRTVALSEAARAQGQFQAVQTLAFPDTQPLRVYLRAVQEAVLVTRQVFTNQDGSQGMLYLVSSDTDLDQARLTTIYQRRWKVEEYHKSLKQNASMGKAPTKTLATQATHFLAAVLAYTKLEVLKLKCGLGHFRLKAQLYTVGLKAMYQQLRQLSA